The bacterium genome includes the window GCCTCCTTCTCCTTGGCGGTGTCGAGCTTGAGGCCCTGGGCCGCGAGCGGGGCCGCGGCGAGACAGAGCGCGAGCCCGGCGGCGATGCACCCGACCAGGACGCGTGCTCGTGCGTGTTCGGTGTCGGACCGCGACCTCTTTCCCATTCCCAATCTCCTCCGTTCGCAAGTGAAAATTCGCGTGCCGATACTAGGTAACGCAACTGTAATTGTCAACAGCGGGACGGCGCGCCGCGGGAGCGGCGATACCGCGCCGGCGGTGGACTGGAACCCGCCGGCGGCGGGAGAGCGAGCGGGCGCCTCTAGCGCGCCTGCGCAACGACTGCGGCCAGCTCGTCGGGGTTGAGCGGCCCGTAGTGCCCGTAGGCGATCGTCCCGTCGCGGTTGATCAGGTAGAGCGCCGGCGTCGCCCTGATCTTGTAGGCGGTGTCGATCTGGAATTCCTTTTTGACGACGCTGCCGTCCTCGGCCTTCTTCTCGACCTTGTTCAAGAGGATCCGCACCGTCGGGAAGCCCTTGGCCTTCGCCGCCGGCTTGAGGCTCCTGGCTCGGTTGGCCTCGTCGAGGTTCACCGCGAGGATCTGCACCTTGTCCTCGAACTTCGACTTCTCCTGCTCGATGATCGGCAGCTCCTCCATGCACGAGCCGCAGAAGAGCGAGAAGAAGACGAGCATCACCGGCTTCTCCTTGAGCGCTTCGGCGAGGACGAACGGCTTCCCGTCGGCGTCCTCGGCGGAGAACTGCGGCGCCGCCGAGCCCACCGGCAGCGTCTCGGCGTCGATCGCGGCGGCGGTGGGCGGGCGCAGCGCCAGCAGGGTGAAAGCGATCACAAGGGCGAGGGAGCCGACGCGGGAGCGCATTCTGGCGGTCCTCCTATTTTCCCGGGAGGAGCTTCTTGACGAACTCCTCCATCTCGACTTCGAAGCCGGGCTTGTACCCGACGTGGAACAGGGCGACCTTGCCCGTCGTGTCGACGACGATCGTCGTCGGCAGGATGCTCACCCCGAGCAGCGCCTTGATCTGCATCTTGGCGTCGATGATGTTGGGGTAGGTGACCTTGAACTCGAGCCCGTCGAGGAACTTCTTGACGCGCGCCACGCCGTAGGAGTCCATGTCGATGCCGATGCACTGCAGCCCCTGGTCCTTGAGCTTGTCGTACATCTTGACGACGTGCGGCATCTGCGCCACGCAACTCGAGCAGTAGATCGACCAGAACTCGATGAAGATCACCTTCTTGCCGATCGCCTTGGTGTCGATCATGGCCCCTGACATGTCCGGGGCGACAAAATGCGGGAAGGGATCGCCCGCCTTGAGCGCGTGCGCCGTGCCGGGCAGCGCGAGGAGAACACACGCGGCCGCCGCCGCCATTCGAAGCCGCCAGATCCGAGCTGCACACACTGTCCGACCTCCCCCTGGGCGATTGCCAAGCGGGCCACCGGCCCGAACCTGCTGGAACATATAGGCATCCAAAAAGCATGTCAAGGTTCGCTCAGGCGGTCTTCCCGGCGGGCGCCGGGGGAAAGGCGGGTCGCTCGATGGGAAATCTCCTCGGTGTCGGAGGGGCGTCGGCGCGGGCCGTCGGCGTCGGGGCGCTCGCGGTCGTGCTCGTCGCCGGGGCGTGCGCGCATGGAGGCGCAGGCGGGGCGGCGGCCGGCACCGACGGAGCACCCCGGACGGCCAGGCAGGCGGCGCAGATGGCGCAACCGGCACAGATGGGACCGACGGCCCCGGCGGCGTCGGTGCCCGCGGCCGCACCGGCGGCAAAGGCGCTGTTGCGCGAGGCGGCGCCGGCGCGCCCGACCCAGCCGCCGCCTGAAAGCGCCGAGCAGCGGCAGGCGCGCCTCGAGGCGCTGTGGGCGCGCCTGGGGCTGCAGTTCGTCGCCGTGCCCGCGGGCGAGTTCACGATGCAGGCCCCGGGAGCGAAGGAGAAGCCGCGCGTCGAGCGGGTGACGGCCTTCTTGCTGGCGCGGGACGAGGTCACGGTGGGGCAGTTCCGCCAGTTCGTCGAGGCAACCGGGTACCGCACCGCCGCCGAGGCGGACGGCGGCTGCCGCCAGATCGCCGGCGACCATTGGGAGACCGGGCGCGGTGCCACGTGGCGCAGCCCCGGCTTCCCGCAGGGGGACGACCACCCGGTGGTCTGCGTCTCGTGGGCGGACGTCAAGGCCTTCTGCGACTGGGCAGGCGTGCGGCTGCCGAGCGAGGTGGAGTGGGAGTACGCCGCGGGCTGGGGCGAGCCGCGCACCGCCTACAGCTGGGGCGACGGCAGGCCGGAGGGGAGGCTCTCGGGCAACCTGGCCAGCGAGGAGGCGCGCCGCGTGCTGGGCCTGAGCTGGGCCGGGCAGGGCATCAGCTTCGGGCACGACGACGGGTACGTCTACACCGCGCCCGTCGGCAGCTACGAGCCCAACCGGCTGGGACTTCGCGACATGACCGGCAATGTCCTGGAGTGGACCTCGACGCGCTGGAAGGTCTCGCCCTCGCCGGGCACCGGCAACGCCTTCGCCGTGCGCGGCGGGTCGTGGCAGTCGATCGCCTCGAACGCCCAGGTGGCGAGCGCCTCCTGCTATTACTGGTACAACAAGAGCGATTTCGTCGGTTTTCGCGTGGCGCGCGACGCGCCCTAGCGGGCGGGCCCAGGCCTCCGGCGGCGCGCGAGCGGCGCGATCGCGGCCGATCGCGGCCGCCGTCCTTGACATCGCCCCCCCGTGCCGGGAGAATCCACACGCTGCGGACGGCGGCGCCGCCGCGGGGAGCGTCGAGCCAGTCGGCCCGTCGGCGACGGAAGCTGGGGGAAGCGCCCATGACGGGCAGGTCCGGGTCTTCTGTGGCGGGTGCCGGCTGGGAGCGATTGCAGGTGGCGGTGGTCATACCCTGCTACCGCGTGCGCGAGACGGTGCTCGCCGTCGTCCGCGCCGTCCCCCCGGCGGTGGCGGCGATCTACGTGGTCGACGACTGCTGCCCCGAGGGGAGCGGTCGGCTCGTGCACGAGGGCGTCGGCGACCCGCGCGTCCGGGTCCTCTTCAACGAGCGCAACCTCGGGGTGGGCGGCGCGACGCTCGCCGGCTTCCGGCGGGCGCTGGAGGAGGGCGCGGACGTCATCGTCAAGATCGACGGGGACGGGCAGATGGACCCGGCGCTCCTGCCGCACTTCGTCGCGCCGATCGCCGCAGGGCACGCCGACTACACGAAGGGCAACCGTTTCTTCAACCTCGAGGACGTCGCGGCGATGCCGCGGGCGCGGCTGGCCGGGAACGCCGTCCTGTCGTTCGTCGCGAAGCTCTCCGGGGGGTACTGGAACATCTTCGACCCGACGAACGGCTACGTTGCCATCCATGCCCGCGTCTTCGCGTGGCTGCCTGCCGGCAAGATCGACCCGGGGTACTTCTTCGAGACCGATATGCTCTTTCGCCTCAACACGCTGCGGGCGGTGGTGGCGGACATCCCGATGCGGGCGGTCTACGGCGGCGCGGCGAGCAGCCTGCGGCTGCCGCGCGAGGCGGTGCGCTTCGCCGCCGGCCACGCGCGGAACTTCGCGCGCCGGATCTTTTACAACTATTTCCTGCGGGACTTCAACTTCGCCTCGCTGGAACTGGTGCTCGGCTCCCTCCTGGTGCTCTTCGGCGGCGTCTTCGGGGCCATGAAGTGGTGGCAGGGCTCGGTGCACGACGTCTTCGCCAGCAGCGGGACCGTCATGCTCTCAGCGCTGCCGGTCATCCTCGGCGCGATGCTCCTGCTGGCGTTCATCGGGCACGACATCCAGTCGGTCCCGCGCGACCCGATCCACGGGCGGCTGCCGCGCGGCCCGGCACGACACCGGGCGGGGTGAGCCGGAGGTGAAACGGGGGCGGCTGCTGATCGCGCTCGCCGTGCTGGCGGCCCTGGCGGCCGCGGTCTACGGCGGGACGCTGCGTTACCCGTTCGTCTTCGACGACCACCACACGGTCGTCGACAACCAGAAGATCCGCGACCCGGCCAACGTGCTGAAGTTCTTTGTCATGTCCGACATGCTCGACGAGCGCTACCTGCAGATTGGCTTGTACCGGCCAGTGCTGTTCGCCACCTATGCGCTGAACTACCTCGCCTCCGGCCTCGACCCGGCGCCGTGGCGCCTGACGAACCTCGCGCTCCACGTGGCCGGGTCCCTCCTGCTGTTCCTCGTGCTGCAGCGGCTGTGCGCCCTGCGCGGGAGGGACCCCTGGCCCTGGTCGCTGCTGGCGGCGGCGGCGTTCGCCGCGCACCCCGTGCAGTCCGAGGCGGTCGTCTACAACGCCGCGCGCAGCGCGCTGCTGATGGCGGTGTTCGCCCTCGCGGCGGTCCTGTTGCTGCTGCGCCACCTCGCGACCGGGCGCGGCGCGTGGCTCGCCGGCTCGACCCTGGCCTACGTCCTGGCCGTCTTCACCAAGGAAACGGCGCTGCCGTTCGCCGGCGTGCTCGTCCTGCTCGCGCTCGCCGGCGCGCGCGAGCACGGCTCACCCGTCGCCGGCCGCTGGCGGCTCCCGGCCGCCCTCTTCGGGTCGGTGGCCGTCGGCAACGCCGCGCTGCGGGCCGCGATCATCG containing:
- a CDS encoding SUMF1/EgtB/PvdO family nonheme iron enzyme, with the translated sequence MGNLLGVGGASARAVGVGALAVVLVAGACAHGGAGGAAAGTDGAPRTARQAAQMAQPAQMGPTAPAASVPAAAPAAKALLREAAPARPTQPPPESAEQRQARLEALWARLGLQFVAVPAGEFTMQAPGAKEKPRVERVTAFLLARDEVTVGQFRQFVEATGYRTAAEADGGCRQIAGDHWETGRGATWRSPGFPQGDDHPVVCVSWADVKAFCDWAGVRLPSEVEWEYAAGWGEPRTAYSWGDGRPEGRLSGNLASEEARRVLGLSWAGQGISFGHDDGYVYTAPVGSYEPNRLGLRDMTGNVLEWTSTRWKVSPSPGTGNAFAVRGGSWQSIASNAQVASASCYYWYNKSDFVGFRVARDAP
- a CDS encoding TlpA disulfide reductase family protein, whose translation is MAAAAACVLLALPGTAHALKAGDPFPHFVAPDMSGAMIDTKAIGKKVIFIEFWSIYCSSCVAQMPHVVKMYDKLKDQGLQCIGIDMDSYGVARVKKFLDGLEFKVTYPNIIDAKMQIKALLGVSILPTTIVVDTTGKVALFHVGYKPGFEVEMEEFVKKLLPGK
- a CDS encoding TlpA disulfide reductase family protein; protein product: MRSRVGSLALVIAFTLLALRPPTAAAIDAETLPVGSAAPQFSAEDADGKPFVLAEALKEKPVMLVFFSLFCGSCMEELPIIEQEKSKFEDKVQILAVNLDEANRARSLKPAAKAKGFPTVRILLNKVEKKAEDGSVVKKEFQIDTAYKIRATPALYLINRDGTIAYGHYGPLNPDELAAVVAQAR
- a CDS encoding glycosyltransferase family 2 protein, producing the protein MAVVIPCYRVRETVLAVVRAVPPAVAAIYVVDDCCPEGSGRLVHEGVGDPRVRVLFNERNLGVGGATLAGFRRALEEGADVIVKIDGDGQMDPALLPHFVAPIAAGHADYTKGNRFFNLEDVAAMPRARLAGNAVLSFVAKLSGGYWNIFDPTNGYVAIHARVFAWLPAGKIDPGYFFETDMLFRLNTLRAVVADIPMRAVYGGAASSLRLPREAVRFAAGHARNFARRIFYNYFLRDFNFASLELVLGSLLVLFGGVFGAMKWWQGSVHDVFASSGTVMLSALPVILGAMLLLAFIGHDIQSVPRDPIHGRLPRGPARHRAG